A single window of Rubripirellula lacrimiformis DNA harbors:
- the fhcD gene encoding formylmethanofuran--tetrahydromethanopterin N-formyltransferase translates to MEVSIAPVNGVAIESEFAEAFDMKATRVIITGHDRQWALDGARAMTGFATSVIACGIEMAIERELSPAETPDGRPGFAILAFTVSGKELEKQIPRRIGQCVLTCPTSAMYAGIQGDKSVHPKRIPMGKTIRYFGDGHQISKVTYDDAYPRGQRFWRVPVMDGEFICEHDVGRVDGIGGGNFLLLGDSVDAVSTACRAAIDAMGKLPGIITPFPGGVARSGSKVGSKYPALFASTNHAFCPTLKNATETLLRDDETVAMEIVIDGLSFDAIAESMKVGIMAACEVGGGNGLLRVTAGNYGGKLGKHHFHLAEVMQ, encoded by the coding sequence ATGGAAGTATCAATCGCGCCGGTCAACGGTGTCGCAATCGAATCGGAATTTGCGGAAGCCTTTGACATGAAGGCGACTCGCGTGATCATCACCGGTCATGATCGACAGTGGGCGCTCGACGGCGCTCGGGCGATGACGGGGTTCGCTACCAGCGTGATTGCCTGTGGAATCGAGATGGCGATTGAACGTGAACTTTCGCCTGCCGAGACTCCGGACGGCCGACCCGGTTTCGCTATTTTGGCGTTCACGGTATCCGGCAAAGAACTGGAAAAGCAGATTCCGCGGCGGATCGGTCAGTGTGTTTTGACCTGTCCCACATCCGCCATGTACGCGGGGATCCAAGGAGACAAGTCGGTACATCCCAAGCGGATTCCGATGGGAAAGACCATCCGCTATTTCGGCGACGGTCATCAGATCAGCAAAGTTACCTACGACGACGCCTATCCCCGCGGCCAGCGTTTTTGGCGAGTTCCGGTGATGGATGGTGAATTCATTTGCGAACACGATGTGGGGCGTGTCGACGGGATCGGCGGCGGAAATTTTTTGTTGTTGGGCGATTCGGTCGACGCTGTTTCGACGGCTTGCCGCGCGGCGATCGATGCGATGGGGAAATTGCCGGGGATCATCACCCCGTTCCCCGGCGGCGTGGCTCGCAGCGGTTCCAAGGTGGGATCAAAGTATCCCGCGCTGTTCGCATCGACCAACCATGCGTTCTGTCCCACTTTGAAAAACGCTACCGAGACTTTGCTGCGTGACGACGAAACGGTGGCGATGGAAATTGTGATCGATGGATTGTCCTTCGATGCGATCGCCGAGTCGATGAAGGTTGGCATCATGGCGGCTTGTGAAGTCGGTGGTGGCAACGGGCTGCTTCGTGTCACGGCGGGCAACTATGGTGGCAAACTAGGCAAACATCACTTCCACTTGGCCGAGGTGATGCAATGA
- a CDS encoding formylmethanofuran dehydrogenase subunit A translates to MITKIQAGRLVDPQSGLDRVADLYFDGDRIIAAADRAVIDQRALPDGDANIRTIDATDCVVMAGGIDLHTHIGGGKVSIARMLLADEIHSHAQAANELSAECEYLPAASVTARRYLDMGYTTCFEPAVIPCNARSAHAEMADVQGIDTGGYCLLGNDDVLLSMIADGVPQAMINDYVAWMVTATQCIAVKVVNPGGINAFKFNVRTLDVDSRHPKYDITPGDVIRTLCRAVHEIGLVHPLHVHCSNLGVPGNIESTLATIRAADGLPIHLTHAQFHCYGKDGTYGMSSAAVRLVEAMRQHPNVTIDVGQVMFGQTVTISADAMHQFENFRHASPRKSALVDVECEAGCGVVPFKYRRRQFVHSLQWAIGLELFLLIDDPSRVFLTTDHPNGAPLTTYPHLLALLGDRSLRETALAEIHADAAASSSLGGLDRQYRIDEIATMTRNAPASILGLTDRGNLNAGSLADIVIYQNDSNLERMFARPKYVFRRGRMVRHDGAVVVDSTNSSSAVAAESQTTLTAKLDCDPKAVQQFTDRYQESATMDLKRIWISDDEMSDVIGSVPQPASAGARVR, encoded by the coding sequence ATGATCACTAAAATTCAAGCAGGCCGTTTGGTTGATCCGCAATCCGGATTGGACCGGGTGGCTGATCTGTACTTCGACGGAGACCGTATCATCGCGGCGGCGGACCGCGCGGTGATCGACCAGAGGGCCCTGCCCGATGGCGATGCAAACATCCGCACGATCGATGCCACCGATTGTGTCGTGATGGCGGGGGGGATCGATTTGCACACCCACATTGGCGGCGGAAAGGTTTCGATCGCTCGGATGTTGTTGGCCGACGAAATCCATTCGCATGCGCAAGCCGCCAATGAGTTGTCCGCCGAATGCGAATACCTGCCTGCCGCGTCGGTCACCGCACGGCGGTATTTGGACATGGGATACACGACCTGTTTTGAACCGGCCGTCATCCCCTGCAATGCGCGATCGGCACATGCCGAAATGGCGGACGTCCAGGGAATCGATACCGGCGGATATTGTTTGCTGGGAAACGACGACGTGTTGTTGTCGATGATCGCCGATGGTGTGCCGCAGGCAATGATCAATGACTATGTCGCATGGATGGTGACGGCAACCCAGTGCATTGCGGTCAAGGTCGTCAACCCAGGCGGGATCAACGCGTTCAAGTTCAACGTGCGGACCTTGGATGTGGATTCGCGGCATCCCAAGTACGACATCACGCCGGGCGACGTCATTCGTACGCTATGCCGTGCGGTCCATGAGATCGGCTTGGTCCATCCGCTGCATGTCCACTGCAGCAATCTTGGTGTGCCGGGCAACATCGAATCCACTCTGGCGACGATTCGTGCTGCGGACGGTCTGCCGATTCACCTGACGCATGCCCAATTCCACTGCTATGGCAAGGACGGTACCTACGGGATGTCGTCGGCTGCGGTCCGGTTGGTCGAGGCGATGCGCCAGCATCCCAATGTCACGATCGACGTCGGGCAAGTCATGTTCGGCCAGACGGTCACGATCAGTGCGGATGCGATGCACCAGTTCGAAAATTTTCGGCATGCATCCCCCCGCAAGTCGGCTCTGGTCGATGTCGAATGCGAAGCCGGTTGCGGCGTGGTGCCGTTCAAATACAGGCGGCGGCAGTTCGTTCACAGTTTGCAGTGGGCGATCGGGTTGGAATTGTTTTTGTTGATCGACGACCCATCGCGAGTCTTCCTGACAACGGACCATCCCAACGGCGCGCCGCTGACCACCTACCCGCATCTGTTGGCACTGCTAGGCGATCGCAGTTTACGAGAAACCGCTCTGGCCGAAATTCATGCCGACGCTGCGGCCAGCAGCAGTTTGGGCGGACTGGATCGCCAATATCGTATCGATGAAATCGCAACGATGACTCGCAACGCGCCGGCATCGATTTTAGGATTGACCGATCGTGGCAACCTAAACGCCGGGTCGCTGGCGGACATCGTGATCTATCAAAATGATTCGAACCTAGAACGGATGTTTGCCCGACCCAAGTATGTGTTCCGCCGCGGGCGAATGGTTCGTCACGATGGTGCGGTCGTCGTGGATTCGACGAATTCGTCTTCCGCAGTGGCGGCTGAATCACAGACAACGTTGACGGCAAAACTGGACTGCGATCCAAAAGCGGTCCAGCAGTTCACCGATCGCTATCAAGAATCGGCGACGATGGATCTGAAACGCATCTGGATCAGTGATGACGAGATGTCGGACGTCATCGGTTCGGTGCCACAGCCGGCATCGGCGGGAGCGCGTGTGCGATGA
- the panB gene encoding 3-methyl-2-oxobutanoate hydroxymethyltransferase, which produces MSGSNSSHASSPPRVTTRTLSKMRRDGKRISMLTAYDFPTAEVLDDAGIDILLVGDSLAMVVQGHSTTLPVTMDQIIYHAEMVGRAAKRAMVVVDLPFPEGQLDINRSIASSARVLKETACHAVKLEGGANQAGRIEAIVTAGIPVMAHVGLRPQNVHVEGGYRVQRDQEQLVADARAAESAGAFAVLIECVPSEIGQAITDAVSVPTIGIGAGPGTNGQVLVTHDLIGFQTGYLPKFVRQVADVRGSISDAATEYIRSIRDGEFPGDAESF; this is translated from the coding sequence ATGTCAGGTTCGAATTCTTCGCATGCTTCTTCGCCGCCGCGTGTGACCACCCGCACGCTCAGCAAGATGCGCCGTGACGGAAAACGGATTTCGATGCTGACGGCCTACGATTTCCCCACCGCCGAAGTGCTGGACGACGCAGGCATCGACATCCTGCTGGTGGGGGATTCCTTGGCGATGGTCGTGCAAGGACATTCCACCACTCTGCCGGTCACGATGGACCAGATCATCTATCACGCCGAAATGGTCGGCCGTGCTGCCAAGCGGGCGATGGTGGTGGTCGATCTCCCGTTCCCCGAAGGCCAGCTGGACATCAATCGCAGCATCGCGTCGAGCGCTCGCGTCCTGAAAGAAACGGCCTGTCACGCCGTCAAACTCGAAGGCGGCGCCAACCAGGCCGGACGGATCGAAGCCATCGTGACCGCTGGTATCCCGGTGATGGCTCACGTCGGTCTGCGCCCACAGAATGTGCACGTCGAAGGCGGCTACCGCGTCCAACGCGATCAGGAACAATTGGTGGCCGACGCCCGCGCTGCCGAATCGGCTGGCGCCTTTGCTGTCTTGATCGAATGCGTGCCTAGCGAGATCGGTCAAGCGATCACCGATGCCGTTTCAGTCCCCACCATCGGAATCGGCGCCGGGCCAGGCACCAATGGGCAAGTCTTAGTGACTCACGATTTGATCGGATTCCAAACCGGATATTTGCCCAAGTTTGTTCGCCAAGTCGCGGACGTCCGCGGATCCATCAGCGACGCGGCTACCGAGTACATCCGATCGATTCGTGACGGTGAATTTCCCGGCGACGCCGAATCCTTCTAG
- the pgl gene encoding 6-phosphogluconolactonase → MMVNPLQPYADLDSLHNAAADAFCELVAETLTTSDTFRVSLSGGSTPKRLYEILATRDLPWDRIHWFWGDERNVPRDHDDSNQRMVREAILGPAGVDENYIHPVPVVVEAPADTADQYEQTLRQHFPGDEFPAFDLVLLGMGDDAHTASLFPETDAIDESDRWFVQNWVPKFSSYRYTLTAPAINAGQAIWFLIAGSNKQTAMGQVLGNEQNTRLYPSQLITPTRWFVTADALPQTA, encoded by the coding sequence ATGATGGTCAACCCATTGCAGCCCTACGCCGATCTCGACTCGCTCCACAACGCTGCCGCAGACGCGTTCTGCGAACTGGTTGCCGAAACGCTGACGACCAGCGACACGTTTCGCGTGTCACTCTCCGGCGGATCCACCCCCAAACGGCTTTACGAGATATTGGCCACACGCGACCTGCCTTGGGACCGCATCCATTGGTTTTGGGGCGATGAACGCAATGTGCCTCGTGACCACGACGACAGCAACCAACGCATGGTGCGCGAAGCCATCCTTGGCCCCGCCGGCGTCGACGAAAACTACATCCATCCGGTACCGGTTGTCGTCGAGGCGCCGGCCGACACCGCGGACCAATACGAACAGACGCTTCGCCAGCATTTTCCCGGCGACGAATTCCCTGCGTTTGATCTGGTGCTGTTGGGAATGGGCGACGACGCACATACCGCATCGCTGTTCCCGGAAACAGACGCCATCGACGAATCCGATCGCTGGTTCGTTCAGAACTGGGTGCCGAAGTTTTCAAGTTACCGTTACACCTTGACCGCCCCCGCCATCAATGCGGGACAGGCGATCTGGTTCTTGATCGCCGGTTCGAACAAACAGACGGCAATGGGCCAAGTGCTCGGCAACGAACAGAACACTCGACTGTACCCGTCACAACTGATCACTCCGACGCGTTGGTTCGTAACGGCTGATGCACTTCCGCAAACGGCCTAA
- a CDS encoding IS110 family RNA-guided transposase: MNDNPSVLIGIDWADKKHDYHLIGPDGKSHTGIFLQSPEAIEEMVQKWRKVAGGAPLAIAIEATKGPLINALMQFGNIEIYPINPAAMASYRKAFSHGGSKNDPVDCQLLVQYLSNYIDQLEPLRQDQPLTRQIASLVEERRHLVDRRADLGNELVSVLKMYFPAILALKAAKSYAGFLLALVAKYPTLEATKKAGANKLRRFFNARGLRKHAESRIETLLTSRALSDDETLLQTCSRRAVNLCEQLQLLNKLIKRAEDELKCLIPRHPDHAIAESFPEAAVVTQARMIMAMGDDRSRFPTAESLSACSGIAPVTIQSGRMKIVRRRWACPKFMKQTFHEYAAQSVKGGGWAKAYYDLQISRGKPAQVAFRALAFKWQRVIHRCWLSGQPYCESTYVERLRATGSPVVALLDQSIPKAA, translated from the coding sequence ATGAATGACAATCCCTCCGTCCTGATCGGTATCGATTGGGCTGATAAAAAACATGACTACCATCTGATCGGCCCAGACGGAAAAAGCCATACCGGAATCTTTCTGCAATCGCCCGAAGCGATTGAGGAAATGGTCCAGAAGTGGCGTAAGGTTGCCGGCGGTGCCCCGCTCGCGATTGCCATCGAAGCGACCAAAGGTCCGCTGATCAACGCGCTGATGCAGTTCGGGAACATCGAGATCTATCCGATCAACCCGGCCGCCATGGCAAGTTATCGCAAAGCGTTTTCGCATGGTGGCAGCAAGAATGATCCCGTCGATTGCCAACTGCTCGTTCAGTACCTGAGCAACTACATCGATCAGCTTGAGCCACTGCGGCAAGACCAACCGCTGACCCGTCAGATCGCTTCACTAGTCGAGGAACGAAGGCACTTGGTCGACCGACGTGCGGATCTTGGCAACGAATTGGTTTCCGTACTAAAAATGTATTTCCCTGCGATTTTGGCACTCAAAGCTGCCAAGTCCTACGCCGGGTTCCTGCTCGCATTGGTCGCCAAATACCCGACCTTGGAAGCAACCAAGAAGGCGGGGGCCAACAAGCTGCGTAGGTTCTTTAACGCTCGTGGACTTCGAAAGCATGCGGAATCTCGTATCGAAACCTTGCTAACTTCGCGGGCTCTCTCTGACGATGAAACGCTGCTGCAAACATGTTCCCGGCGAGCGGTGAATCTGTGCGAGCAACTTCAGCTGCTCAACAAGTTGATCAAGCGCGCCGAAGACGAATTGAAGTGCCTGATTCCCCGTCATCCCGACCACGCAATCGCTGAGTCATTTCCCGAAGCGGCTGTGGTGACTCAGGCCAGGATGATAATGGCGATGGGAGATGACCGGTCACGATTCCCCACCGCAGAGTCACTAAGCGCCTGCTCGGGGATCGCGCCGGTAACGATTCAAAGTGGAAGGATGAAGATTGTTCGCCGTCGCTGGGCGTGTCCGAAATTCATGAAGCAAACGTTTCATGAATACGCCGCTCAATCGGTCAAAGGCGGTGGATGGGCCAAGGCGTATTACGACCTCCAAATCAGTCGTGGCAAGCCGGCCCAAGTGGCGTTTCGAGCACTGGCATTCAAATGGCAGCGTGTGATCCATCGCTGTTGGTTGTCCGGCCAACCGTACTGCGAATCCACCTACGTCGAGCGGCTTCGCGCCACCGGATCTCCTGTCGTTGCCCTGCTCGATCAAAGCATCCCAAAAGCGGCCTGA
- a CDS encoding cyclic-phosphate processing receiver domain-containing protein yields MHYLVMLEDDLDRIRRFNAIVATHHPGVRIDVCRPAPAFIAAYSTLTSTPCLICLDHDLFVDSPDDPDPGDGRDVSTFLAAQDAICPVLIHSTNAPAADSMILSMRAGWAIELLRSVMTGSNHTGILMLAK; encoded by the coding sequence ATGCATTACCTCGTGATGCTCGAAGACGATCTAGACCGTATCCGGCGATTCAATGCCATCGTTGCGACTCACCATCCCGGCGTCCGAATTGACGTCTGCCGTCCTGCACCGGCTTTCATCGCGGCATATTCGACACTTACTTCGACTCCGTGTTTGATCTGTCTTGACCACGATTTGTTCGTCGACTCGCCAGATGATCCTGATCCCGGTGACGGGCGTGACGTGTCGACATTTCTCGCGGCCCAAGACGCGATTTGTCCCGTGTTGATTCACTCAACGAATGCCCCCGCTGCCGACAGCATGATTCTCTCGATGCGGGCTGGTTGGGCGATCGAATTGCTCCGATCGGTGATGACTGGATCGAATCATACTGGTATCCTAATGCTGGCGAAATGA
- a CDS encoding TlpA family protein disulfide reductase has translation MQLRSAGLTALLMALSLTGATAQEQRTPTPYGVLYNEWKAEVNALDDVVPELSRPEKRGKKRGINNRYTPRFLDLAKEHLNDDLWLDCLIWTSVEGVPGEAFDEMFDVLGQTAKVVRNTTQLQLLMSEFINLESERINPALSVIVESHANAGVRGAALYALAARTRRHAEEHGDVEGCATAERLLERVIAEYPEVSTYRGENRENATELLREMRSPVAITRIAPSTQGKTILGEDFDLSEVIRGKVAVISFSGHWCGPCVAMHPIQKEIISKFPGESVVVIEMNSDTLDSLETVRGKIESEGLGWIVVTDGSDGPAAKQWKIKSWPTYFVLDSEGRIRHRVSGNCGRQLITWVEELLPKSE, from the coding sequence ATGCAACTGCGTTCCGCTGGTTTGACGGCGTTACTAATGGCACTCAGCCTGACGGGTGCCACCGCACAAGAACAACGGACTCCTACGCCCTATGGCGTCCTGTACAACGAATGGAAAGCCGAAGTCAACGCCTTGGATGACGTCGTCCCCGAACTGTCGCGTCCGGAGAAGCGGGGCAAGAAGAGAGGCATCAACAACAGATACACACCTCGCTTTCTAGACCTTGCTAAAGAGCACTTGAATGACGACTTGTGGCTGGATTGCTTGATTTGGACGTCGGTCGAAGGAGTTCCCGGAGAAGCCTTTGACGAGATGTTCGATGTCTTGGGGCAGACTGCAAAAGTTGTTCGCAATACGACTCAGCTGCAACTGCTGATGTCTGAATTCATCAACTTGGAATCCGAGCGCATCAACCCCGCACTATCCGTCATCGTTGAGAGTCACGCAAACGCGGGTGTGCGTGGTGCCGCGCTTTATGCACTGGCGGCCCGTACCCGGCGTCATGCAGAGGAACATGGCGATGTGGAAGGTTGCGCCACTGCTGAACGACTGTTGGAGCGTGTGATCGCAGAATACCCTGAAGTGAGTACCTATCGCGGTGAGAATCGTGAAAACGCAACGGAACTGCTTAGGGAAATGCGGAGCCCAGTAGCCATCACCCGAATAGCGCCGAGTACGCAAGGGAAAACGATCTTGGGCGAGGACTTTGATCTGAGTGAGGTCATTCGCGGAAAGGTTGCTGTGATCTCTTTTTCTGGGCATTGGTGCGGCCCGTGTGTCGCGATGCATCCGATTCAGAAAGAAATCATCTCGAAGTTCCCGGGAGAATCGGTAGTCGTCATCGAAATGAACAGTGACACACTGGATTCGCTAGAGACAGTGCGTGGGAAGATCGAATCAGAAGGACTTGGGTGGATTGTTGTCACAGACGGAAGCGATGGCCCTGCCGCGAAGCAATGGAAAATCAAATCTTGGCCTACCTACTTCGTGCTTGATTCCGAAGGGCGGATTCGACATCGCGTATCCGGGAATTGTGGACGCCAACTAATCACTTGGGTTGAAGAGTTACTGCCGAAGAGTGAATAA
- a CDS encoding IS3 family transposase: MKGRWVPHDTRDQIVDYTKYWHERTEIGIGQLLRWIELPTSKYHNWKRRYGKVNAHNGKVPREWWLEDWEKQAIVDFHDKNPLEGYRRLTFMMLDEDVVAVAPSTVYRVLKAAGRLDRKSNKASQKGNGFKHPLKAHAHWHVDISYINAGGTFFYLITILDGYSRYIVHHELRESMTELDVEIVCQAALEKHPGVKPRIISDNGPQFVAGDFKSFVRHSGMTHVKTSPYYPQSNGKLERWHKSLKVESIRPNCPRNAAEAIKLISEYVHHYNEVRLHSAIGYVTPADFLAGLAPEIHSERDRKLEEARMRRRSTSRSSDSELAVAG; the protein is encoded by the coding sequence CTGAAAGGTCGATGGGTTCCCCATGACACGCGAGACCAAATCGTCGACTACACCAAGTACTGGCACGAACGAACTGAGATCGGAATCGGTCAGCTCTTGCGATGGATCGAGCTGCCCACCAGCAAGTATCACAACTGGAAGCGACGTTACGGCAAGGTGAATGCCCACAACGGCAAAGTTCCCAGGGAATGGTGGCTGGAAGACTGGGAGAAGCAGGCGATCGTCGATTTTCACGACAAAAACCCGCTCGAAGGTTACCGAAGGCTGACGTTCATGATGCTCGATGAAGACGTGGTGGCGGTCGCTCCGTCGACGGTCTACCGCGTGCTCAAGGCCGCAGGCCGACTGGATCGAAAAAGCAACAAGGCATCGCAAAAAGGAAACGGATTCAAGCATCCGCTGAAAGCCCATGCGCACTGGCATGTCGACATTTCCTACATCAATGCTGGCGGGACGTTCTTCTACTTGATCACGATTCTCGATGGCTACAGCCGGTACATCGTGCATCATGAACTACGCGAGTCGATGACCGAACTGGACGTGGAAATCGTCTGCCAAGCGGCTTTGGAAAAACACCCCGGCGTGAAGCCTCGGATCATCAGCGACAACGGTCCTCAATTCGTCGCCGGTGACTTCAAGTCGTTCGTCCGTCACAGCGGGATGACGCATGTAAAAACCAGTCCGTACTATCCACAGAGCAACGGCAAGCTCGAGCGGTGGCACAAGTCGCTCAAGGTTGAAAGCATTCGTCCGAACTGTCCACGAAATGCCGCCGAAGCGATCAAGCTGATCTCGGAGTATGTCCATCACTACAACGAGGTCAGGCTTCACAGCGCGATCGGCTACGTTACGCCGGCTGACTTCCTGGCCGGATTGGCACCGGAAATTCACTCCGAACGAGACCGTAAACTCGAAGAAGCTCGGATGCGTCGGCGTTCGACGTCGCGCAGTAGTGACAGCGAACTTGCAGTTGCCGGATGA
- a CDS encoding transposase, whose amino-acid sequence MTRKRRSFSAAEKAAAVRKHLVDKVPVSQIADQMQVQPTLIHNWVNAVMSQAERAFETPRSTKAGKVKTDRTVIELREKLIAKNEVISELMEENIRSKKDNGEL is encoded by the coding sequence ATGACACGAAAACGACGCTCTTTCTCGGCTGCTGAAAAGGCTGCCGCCGTCCGCAAGCACCTTGTCGACAAAGTTCCTGTTTCCCAGATCGCCGACCAGATGCAGGTTCAACCGACGTTGATCCACAACTGGGTCAATGCCGTCATGAGCCAAGCTGAACGGGCTTTTGAAACGCCCCGCTCGACCAAGGCCGGCAAGGTGAAAACCGATCGCACGGTCATCGAACTGCGTGAGAAACTCATCGCTAAGAACGAGGTGATTTCCGAGTTGATGGAGGAGAACATCCGCTCAAAAAAAGACAATGGGGAACTCTGA